A window of Candidatus Protochlamydia phocaeensis genomic DNA:
GGGCTCAACACCGACCAGTTGGAAAAGAATCTGGCAAAACAAGTTATATTGAAAGATTTAATTGTACTCTTAGACAAAGAGTCGCAAGGCTTGTAAGAAAAACTTTATCTTTCTCTAAAAAACTAGCTAATCATATTGGAATGATCAAATATTTTATCTGTTATTACAATTTAGCATTACATGTTTAGAACTACCCCCCAAGGAGAAAATAATCTTGAATATAGACAATAGGCAATTCGACGGCAGTTTCTAAAACAAAATAAAACATAATAGTTTTGTCGCTTATATAAGGAATATTTATGACAATTAATTCTTTTTCTTTTGCCACTTTGGATAGTGGATTGATTGCTTTTGAGAGCGTGTTGAATATAATAGGCTATCTTCCCGTTGGCCAACGCTACTTGAAAGACCGGCATTCCAATAGCGTGTACCTCAATCCTTATTATGATGCCAAGCAATCGATTACGAATCTGCGTTCTCATTATGGAAAAGTTCTCATTATTGCCGGATTAGCCGGAAGCATCCTGTCCTTTGGCCTGAGCCTCTATCATTCCGGTCAAAAAGAGTTTTATCAGCGCTTGGCTGTTCGCATTCTGCAATATGCAGGACATGGGGTTCTCAATATTGTGCGCTCTTCTATCGAAAGCCGAGGGTGGGGTATTGCGGCATTGGCCTATGATTTATATAACAAAAAACTTTTAAGTTACCAGGACGCCTCGCCTCAATTTGATCTTCAGGGTCGATTATTCGTTTATATTCGATTGCAATTGGACAAGCTTCCAAACTTGCTTGCATCAGGGTATAAATATTTTAAATAAAAATGCTGGAGAGGTAATGACAGCCTGTATTCCCTATATTAATGGCGTTCTCACTTTAGTGGAAACGTCCTTTAATTTGATGGGGTATTTGCCTAAGCAGCAATTCCCTCGCCTGCATGCCTGGTCGACGGCTTGGCGCTTGCGTTTTGGAAGCGCGCAAATCATTGCAGGCCTGGCTGTCTATACCTTTGGTTTTTTAGGCGATTATTTAAGCCGTGGGCCGTCTTCCTCTAAATATTTAAGCCTCTATCAGCAGGCTATGTCTTTAGGAATTTTTTATGCCAATCACGGGGTTTTTAATATCGCTCGCAGCTTTATTGAAAGGCAATCCTATGGAGCTGCCTTGACTGCAGCCTATGACTTCTATGGCAGAAAGTTCCTTCCTTCTTTATCCCCATCTTTTGACTTGCAAGCGAGGCTCTTTGAGCGCATCAGGCTGCTGCTTGACCGCATTCATTTTATTACGCTCTTTCCTCCTAGCTTTTCTTTTAGGGAGGCGATTTAAACAGCCGGGAATAAAGCCTCTTTATTTTCCTATCAGTGAGCATGCCATCAATGAGGCAATGGCTTGGAGCGAAGTGATTTTCTCTTAGAGGTTCATCCGCTAATTGGCGGCCCGCTCTATAGGACGAGGAAAATAATCTCAAATGTAAGCTATTATAAGTTATTTAATCCCTCTAAAGCTTGAACAATAAAAGCTTATCCTTGAGAATTCGCTTAATAAATCAATAAAAGAAGTAGGATGATTATGCCATTCTTCTCTGATGTACCTCTCTTGCCGGACGATCCTATTTTAGGCCTTCCAATTATATTTGCAGCTGATCCGCGCCCCAATAAAATTAATTTAGGCATCGGTGCCTATAAAACAGCTGAGGGGCATTCTTTAGTTTTAACGAGCGTAAAGAAAGCAGAAAGCCAAATTCTACAGAGACATCTGCCGAAAGATTACTTGCCTATCGAAGGAGAGGGAGAATTTATCAAATGCGGGCTTCAGCTGTTATTTGGAGCAGAATCCGCTCTTCTGCAGTCAGGTCAAATTTTTGCTGCGCAAACAGTTGGCGGGTCAGGCGCTTTGCGATTGGCCGGAGAGTTCTTGGCGAAGCTGGTGAGCAAGACAATTTTTCTTTCACAGCCTTCTTGGTCTAATCACAAGCAAATTTTTGAAAAATCAGGCTTAAGTGTGGGGAGCTATCCGTATTTCGATCCCCAAGGCCATGGTTTGGATTTTGCCGGCATGTGCGAAGCCATCCGCAATATGCCTCCGTCTAGCGCTATTTTATTGCATGGCTGCTGCCATAATCCGACGGGAGTGGATCCCAATTTTGAACAATGGAAAGAACTATCAAGCCTGATTAAAAAGCAGCAGATTGTGCCCATATTTGATTTGGCTTATCAGGGATTTGGACAGAGCTTAGATCAGGATGCGCAAGCCATTCGCTATTTTGCCGGCGAAGGGCATGAAATGCTCGTAGCTTATTCTTTTTCCAAAAATTTTGGACTTTATGGAGAGCGGGTTGGACTATTAGCTATTACGGCTTCTCAAGCAGAGTGCATGCCTAAATTAGCAAGTCAAATAAAATTTTTAATTCGCTGTAATTATTCAACGCCTCCTTTGCAAGGCGCTCGCATTATATCGACCATTTTAAAATCCCATGAATTGACGCTGGAGTGGCAAAGGGAATTAAAGAATATGTGCGAAAGGGTAAAGGAGATGCGCAAAGCCTTGATTGCCGCTCTTCTCGTCAAAGGCCAAGATAAAAATTTTTCCTATATGCATCAGCAAAATGGCCTGTTTTCCTTTTGCGGACTTACACCTGATCAAGTGCAGCGCCTGCGTCAAGAAAAAGCGATTTATATGCCAAGCAATGGCCGCATTAATATTGCAGGTTTAAATACTCAAAACGTAGAATATGTAGCCGAATCTCTTTTATCTGTTATGTAGCCGTGCATAAAAAATTTATTCTTTCTTATTTTATTATTTTCATCACTCTCTTAATTTCGATGAGCTTATCGCGATCGACGACCGAGAAAATGCGCGGAGGCTCAGCGGCTCTTTTTTCGCCTTTATGGGAAAAGCTTCTGCTTGTAAAGCAGTTTTTTTCTCATCCCACCCAATCGCCTTCTTTGGCCGCTCTTGCGCCTGAAGAAAACATCCAGCGTCTGCAACTTGAGAACCAATTATTGAGCAATGAATTGATCCAATTGCACCAGCTTCTATCCCATCAGCATAGCTTCAAGTCTCAGCTGCAAACGCTTTCCGACTCTTTACCTTACGATGCCCGTGAGCTGAGTGGCGAGTATGAAATAGCTTCGCAGCGCTTAGCCCGCACGCTTAAATTGCAGATTCAAGTTCTTCCAGCACGCGTTCTTTTTCGCTCTTTGGATACGTGGAACAGTTCTCTTTGGATCAATGTTGGGGAAGCGGACAATCAAGGACGAAAAGAAAAAATTGTCGCTAAGGATAGCCCAGTCTTAGTCGGGCAAGCGGTTGTTGGCGTTATCGATTATGTCGGCCAGCATCAATCGCGCGTGCGCTTGATTACAGATCCTGGTTTGACGCCTTCGGTAAGAGCTGTCAGAGGCGGGGAACAAGACTTGCTGGTGAAAGAGCACATTGATGCATTGCTTGGCCACCTCAGTCGAAAAAAGCTCAAATCCCTCTCTCCTCAGGATCAAGAGCAACTTGCCGAACTCTTAGAACAATTCAAACAAGTCCTGCAGCCTTTTAAAAAATCTTGGTATTTGGCCAAAGGTGAACTGCAGGGCAGTTTGCAACCGTCTTGCCGAGGGCATTGCTTTATTCTTAAAGGAACGGGATTTAACTACGATTTTGCGGATGAAGAGGGAGAGGGGAGGGATCTCCGCACGGGCAGGCCGTTGGGGCAATCGCAAGGAGCTGCTATTCCCATTCTAAAGGCTCAGGACATCCTCGTGACGACAGGCATGGACGGGATTTTTCCTGCCGGCCTTAAAGTCGCAGCCGTTTCTAAAATTGGCTTGCTTAAAGAAGGGGACTATTTCTATGAATTAGAAGCCAAGCCATTAGCCGGTCCCTTGCATGATCTGTCCCTGGTGTTTGTCATCCCCCCTTTGGGATTCAACGCCGAGGAAGCCATTCAGAAATAAGAGAAGAAATTTATTTGACTGCCATTAAGTCCCTGATTATTTTATCTTCACCTCTGCTCTATGAGAGGATATGCTGAAATTTCAAAGCACTTGCTAATTTGTCTAATTTTACTTGAGATTTATCTATGAAAAAAGCGTTATCCATCGGCGTGGTTATTCCCACTTTTCAAGCGGCTAAGCATCTTCCTCATTGCCTGCCTCCTCTTCTTCAGTCTTCCCTTAAGCCCCGCATCTTAGTAATAGATTCATCCTCTTCCGATGGAACTGTCCAAATAGCCCAATCGCTGGGAGTTGAAACGCTGACTATTCCGCAAACGGAGTTTAATCATGGGACAACCCGTGAAAAGGGCCGGCTTTATCTCGGGACAGATATCGTCGTCATGATTACACAGGATGCCTATGCGACTTCTCCTTATATGCTTGAGCGACTTGTCCGGCCTTTAATTGACCAGCAAGCCTCCGTCTCTTATGCAAGGCAGCTGCCCCATGCAGGGGCGGGTTTTTTTGCCGCTTTTCCCCGTTACTTTAATTATCCGGCAACGAGCCATATTCGCAGCTTAGAAGATATTTCCACTTTCGGCGTTTATACGTTTTTTTGTTCGAATTCTTGTGCGGCTTATCTTAGCCGGGCTTTAGATGAGGTGGGAGGATTCCCCCATGTGCTATTTGGAGAAGATACAGTAGTTGTTGCCCGCTTGCTTTATAAGCACCATCGCATCGCCTATGTTGCAGAAGCGGAAGTCAGGCATTCTCATGATTATACGTTAAAGCAGGAATTTTGCCGGCATTTTGACATTGGACTGGCCAGGCATGCTTATCAATCTCTTCTAGCGATAGGAGGAAAAGACAGCAAAAGGGGACAGGATTATGTTAAAGCCTTGCTCAAAGAATTAAAGCACAAACAGCCCTTTCTAATTCCTTATGCGCTTTTACAATCCTTCTTCAAGTTGAGCGGTTATCGCCTAGGCCGGGCCAGTCTGCATGCCCCGGTTTGGTTTAAGAAAGCGCTTAGCAGCCAGAAGTTTTATTGGAAGAGCGAGGCATGTCAGTCGAATTCAAAACCTACCTTCTAACGGGATCTTGCTTAAAACTTTTTTTTTCATTAACGTTCTGGTTTGGCATTCTCAAAGGATTCATATGGTTCATATCAAAATTGCTAAAGGATTAGATATTCCAATCAAGGGAAAACCGGACGGCGGCCTCCAGCCACTGACAGTAAGCGGAGGAGCTCATCCAGTAAAGGCCCCTAGCCACTTGGCTTTAGATTTCAATGCCTTTGAAGAGATTAAATTTAAAATATTAGTGAAAGCCGGCGATTACGTTAAAATCGGCCAGCCTTTGGCCGAGGATAAGGCATCGCCAGGGCGTTTTTTTGTTTCCCCGGCGGCGGGAACGGTTATAGAAATCCGCAGAGGATTAAAGAGGCGCTTATTAGATATTGTCATTGAAGTTGCTACGGCGGAAGAGCGCGAAACCTATCCCTTGCTCGATTTATCCCAATCATCCAGGCAAGAGCTCATCGATTATTTTAAACGCACAGGGCTTTTTGCCCATATTCGCCAAAGACCATTTAATTTTTTAGCCAATCCAGGCAAAGTTCCCCGCAGCATTTTTGTCAAAGCCCTTGAGTCTGCTCCTTTTGTCCCTCCGGCTGAAATGCAAGTGGCCGGTTATGAGAAAGAATTTCAAAGAGGATTGGACGCCTTAGCAAAAATGACGGATGGAAAGGTTCATTTGGTCTATCGCCAAGGAACAGCGAGCCGTGCTTTTCCCGATGCAAAAGGCGTAGAGAAGCATACGGCAGAAGGGCCGCATCCCATCAGCAACCCCTCTTTGCATATTCAGCGCATCGATCCCATTCTTTCCGTTGAAGATGTCGTTTGGACTGTTGATGTACTGGCGGTCATTGTGATTGGATACATGCTGATGCATGGACAGTATTTTGTTGAGCGCATCATTAGCCTGGCAGGGACAGGCATCGTTGAGGGAAGAACAGGCTATTTTAAAGTCAGAGAAGGCTATCCCATTTCCGCTCTCATTGCAGGAAGGATTAAAAAAGGATGGGTTCGCTT
This region includes:
- a CDS encoding IS1 family transposase, with amino-acid sequence AQHRPVGKESGKTSYIERFNCTLRQRVARLVRKTLSFSKKLANHIGMIKYFICYYNLALHV
- a CDS encoding aromatic amino acid transaminase, with the translated sequence MPFFSDVPLLPDDPILGLPIIFAADPRPNKINLGIGAYKTAEGHSLVLTSVKKAESQILQRHLPKDYLPIEGEGEFIKCGLQLLFGAESALLQSGQIFAAQTVGGSGALRLAGEFLAKLVSKTIFLSQPSWSNHKQIFEKSGLSVGSYPYFDPQGHGLDFAGMCEAIRNMPPSSAILLHGCCHNPTGVDPNFEQWKELSSLIKKQQIVPIFDLAYQGFGQSLDQDAQAIRYFAGEGHEMLVAYSFSKNFGLYGERVGLLAITASQAECMPKLASQIKFLIRCNYSTPPLQGARIISTILKSHELTLEWQRELKNMCERVKEMRKALIAALLVKGQDKNFSYMHQQNGLFSFCGLTPDQVQRLRQEKAIYMPSNGRINIAGLNTQNVEYVAESLLSVM
- a CDS encoding rod shape-determining protein MreC, with translation MHKKFILSYFIIFITLLISMSLSRSTTEKMRGGSAALFSPLWEKLLLVKQFFSHPTQSPSLAALAPEENIQRLQLENQLLSNELIQLHQLLSHQHSFKSQLQTLSDSLPYDARELSGEYEIASQRLARTLKLQIQVLPARVLFRSLDTWNSSLWINVGEADNQGRKEKIVAKDSPVLVGQAVVGVIDYVGQHQSRVRLITDPGLTPSVRAVRGGEQDLLVKEHIDALLGHLSRKKLKSLSPQDQEQLAELLEQFKQVLQPFKKSWYLAKGELQGSLQPSCRGHCFILKGTGFNYDFADEEGEGRDLRTGRPLGQSQGAAIPILKAQDILVTTGMDGIFPAGLKVAAVSKIGLLKEGDYFYELEAKPLAGPLHDLSLVFVIPPLGFNAEEAIQK
- a CDS encoding glycosyltransferase family 2 protein is translated as MKKALSIGVVIPTFQAAKHLPHCLPPLLQSSLKPRILVIDSSSSDGTVQIAQSLGVETLTIPQTEFNHGTTREKGRLYLGTDIVVMITQDAYATSPYMLERLVRPLIDQQASVSYARQLPHAGAGFFAAFPRYFNYPATSHIRSLEDISTFGVYTFFCSNSCAAYLSRALDEVGGFPHVLFGEDTVVVARLLYKHHRIAYVAEAEVRHSHDYTLKQEFCRHFDIGLARHAYQSLLAIGGKDSKRGQDYVKALLKELKHKQPFLIPYALLQSFFKLSGYRLGRASLHAPVWFKKALSSQKFYWKSEACQSNSKPTF
- a CDS encoding Na(+)-translocating NADH-quinone reductase subunit A, whose amino-acid sequence is MVHIKIAKGLDIPIKGKPDGGLQPLTVSGGAHPVKAPSHLALDFNAFEEIKFKILVKAGDYVKIGQPLAEDKASPGRFFVSPAAGTVIEIRRGLKRRLLDIVIEVATAEERETYPLLDLSQSSRQELIDYFKRTGLFAHIRQRPFNFLANPGKVPRSIFVKALESAPFVPPAEMQVAGYEKEFQRGLDALAKMTDGKVHLVYRQGTASRAFPDAKGVEKHTAEGPHPISNPSLHIQRIDPILSVEDVVWTVDVLAVIVIGYMLMHGQYFVERIISLAGTGIVEGRTGYFKVREGYPISALIAGRIKKGWVRLIAGDPLTGRKVDTEDFLGYYDKCFCAIPENTEREFLHFFRLGLDKYTFSGTYLSGHLDNAHKEYDFTTNQHGELRPFIDSSLADEVMPLDISTVHLVKAILAEDYDQAAELGLLEVDSEDFALPSFVCPSKIEMTEIVKEGLRRYAADMLK